One genomic region from Microcystis panniformis FACHB-1757 encodes:
- a CDS encoding NAD(P)H-dependent glycerol-3-phosphate dehydrogenase, translating to MLENAKKITVIGGGIWGQTLANLARRNHLAVRVWSRHIGEDLGAIIADTEVIISAVSIKGVVPTIEKLQQLQLNSRIIIVTATKGLEPITTRTPFHLWNQAFPANPLVVLSGPNLAKEINQGLPAATVVASYVQKAAILLQKLLSGESFRVYLNSDPLGTELGGTLKNVMAIASGVCDGLQLGTNAKSALLTRALPEIVRVGTCLGGCQETFFGLSGLGDLLATCNSPLSRNYQVGYQLALGLSLPEILGKLEGTAEGINTTEVLMRIAQEKNLYVPITCQVDRLLRGEISPQVAVYELMRRDLKAEFD from the coding sequence TTGTTAGAAAATGCCAAGAAAATTACGGTGATAGGTGGGGGAATTTGGGGACAAACTCTCGCTAATTTGGCTAGACGTAATCACTTAGCTGTTAGGGTTTGGTCGCGTCATATTGGGGAAGATTTGGGGGCTATCATAGCAGATACTGAGGTAATTATTTCAGCAGTTTCGATTAAAGGAGTTGTTCCAACGATCGAAAAATTACAGCAATTACAATTAAATTCTCGCATAATTATCGTCACCGCTACTAAAGGATTAGAGCCAATCACCACTCGTACCCCTTTTCATCTGTGGAATCAAGCTTTTCCCGCTAATCCCCTTGTGGTTCTTTCCGGTCCCAATTTAGCTAAAGAAATTAATCAAGGTTTACCCGCTGCCACGGTGGTAGCAAGTTATGTGCAGAAAGCAGCAATATTGTTACAAAAATTATTATCTGGGGAATCTTTTCGGGTTTATCTTAATAGCGATCCCTTGGGGACTGAGTTAGGTGGCACTTTAAAAAATGTCATGGCGATCGCTTCTGGGGTTTGCGATGGTTTACAGTTAGGTACTAATGCCAAATCTGCCCTGTTAACTCGCGCTTTACCGGAAATAGTTCGGGTGGGAACTTGTCTAGGAGGTTGTCAAGAAACTTTCTTCGGTTTATCGGGTTTAGGGGATTTATTAGCCACCTGTAATAGTCCTTTATCTCGCAATTATCAAGTGGGTTATCAATTAGCTTTAGGTTTATCTTTGCCTGAGATTTTAGGGAAGTTAGAGGGAACTGCCGAGGGAATAAATACCACAGAAGTTTTGATGAGAATTGCCCAAGAAAAAAATTTATATGTACCGATTACCTGCCAAGTTGATCGTCTTTTGCGCGGGGAAATTTCTCCCCAAGTTGCCGTTTATGAATTGATGCGTCGGGATTTAAAAGCAGAATTTGATTAA
- a CDS encoding NUDIX domain-containing protein has protein sequence MTNYRNPAPTVDIIIELIDSPHRPIVLIERKNPPFGWAIPGGFVDYGESVETAAIREAYEEISLQVQLIEQFHVYSDPNRDPRQHTISIVFIATAKGKPIAADDAKKVGIFHLWEFPQPLCFDHDRILNDYRRYRDYKIRPTH, from the coding sequence ATGACAAACTATCGCAATCCTGCCCCCACTGTTGATATTATCATCGAACTGATCGACTCGCCCCACCGTCCGATCGTACTAATTGAGAGAAAAAATCCGCCCTTTGGCTGGGCAATTCCGGGGGGATTCGTGGACTACGGCGAATCGGTGGAAACGGCGGCCATTCGGGAAGCTTACGAGGAAATCAGCTTGCAGGTGCAGTTAATCGAGCAATTTCACGTCTATTCCGATCCTAACCGCGATCCGCGTCAACACACCATTAGTATCGTTTTTATCGCCACGGCAAAAGGAAAACCGATCGCTGCCGATGATGCCAAAAAAGTGGGGATTTTTCATCTCTGGGAATTCCCCCAACCTTTATGCTTTGATCACGATCGCATTCTCAATGATTATCGTCGTTATCGGGATTATAAAATTCGTCCCACACATTAG
- a CDS encoding IS4 family transposase, with protein MLPSFYQACLQANLSEASYLTLQLLILLLQSHRIVQLEKLAALFPQPITFESRRRNLQRFLKLPQLNVKLLWFPLIKQIVKLEFSGKNKNREPRRRLKKLKHAGRLLVVIDRTDWKGRNLFVASVICGRRALPVYWVLLNKKGSSALGEPKKFLKPVLGLLKPYPLVVMGDREFQSAQLGKWLDDRGVAFIFRQKKSTYTRLKDGENYQALSELEPNRGERNFFRGVTHTKSHEIEGFNLATYGKRGYRTKGSKEPWYLLTNLESLEITLKLYKSRFGIEAMFKDCQTGGYNLEKTKVSEPRFLALILLIAIAYSLNTTRGQNLKKSGTRDYICRSKEAKRGPERHSDFWIGTYGSFWIESMDAYSELAFSLIRLKPGKHPDFSRGLTAMRLIQQAF; from the coding sequence ATGTTACCTTCATTCTATCAGGCTTGTTTACAGGCGAACCTTAGCGAGGCGAGCTATTTGACCTTACAGCTCCTAATCCTGCTCTTACAAAGTCATCGGATAGTCCAACTAGAGAAACTGGCCGCTCTTTTCCCGCAACCGATAACCTTTGAAAGTAGAAGACGGAATTTGCAGAGATTTCTTAAGCTCCCGCAACTAAACGTGAAACTCTTGTGGTTTCCTTTGATCAAACAGATCGTCAAGCTAGAATTTAGCGGAAAAAATAAAAATCGAGAGCCAAGAAGAAGGCTCAAAAAACTGAAACACGCGGGAAGATTATTAGTCGTCATAGATAGAACCGATTGGAAGGGTAGAAATTTATTCGTCGCCAGTGTGATTTGTGGTCGGAGAGCTTTGCCCGTATATTGGGTGTTACTGAATAAAAAAGGAAGTAGCGCTCTCGGGGAACCGAAAAAATTCCTCAAGCCAGTCTTAGGGTTGTTGAAACCCTATCCGCTCGTCGTAATGGGAGACCGTGAATTTCAGTCAGCGCAATTAGGGAAGTGGCTTGACGACAGAGGTGTAGCTTTTATCTTCCGTCAAAAGAAAAGTACCTACACGCGATTGAAAGATGGAGAAAACTATCAAGCCCTTTCCGAGTTAGAACCGAACCGGGGCGAGCGAAACTTCTTTCGGGGAGTGACCCACACGAAAAGCCATGAGATCGAGGGGTTCAACCTAGCAACTTATGGGAAAAGAGGTTATCGAACTAAAGGGTCTAAAGAGCCTTGGTATTTATTGACCAACCTAGAATCTTTAGAGATAACTCTCAAGTTATATAAATCTCGATTCGGGATTGAAGCGATGTTCAAAGATTGTCAAACGGGAGGATATAATCTTGAAAAAACGAAAGTGAGCGAGCCTCGCTTTCTCGCCTTAATTTTATTAATCGCTATCGCTTACTCTTTGAATACAACCCGTGGTCAAAATCTCAAGAAATCGGGAACTCGCGATTATATTTGTCGCTCCAAAGAAGCGAAACGCGGTCCGGAAAGACATAGCGATTTTTGGATAGGTACTTATGGGAGCTTCTGGATCGAGTCGATGGACGCGTACTCGGAACTCGCCTTTTCTTTGATCCGCCTCAAGCCAGGAAAACACCCCGATTTTTCTAGGGGTCTAACGGCTATGCGCCTTATCCAGCAAGCCTTTTAG